One segment of Zhihengliuella halotolerans DNA contains the following:
- a CDS encoding FecCD family ABC transporter permease, translated as MSTTSSRTRAASVTVLLVAVVVALYLLNLMVGRTFYPLPDVVAVAFGADVDGANFTVGRLRLPRATLGLLAGASFGLAGVCFQTLLRNPLASPDVIGISAGASTAAVFGIVFFGLSGAAVAGLSVIAALAVAALIYILSARGSSTGTRLILIGIGVAAMLESLTTYVLSKAGDWDLQEAVRWLTGSLNGVGWDQVLPVAVALAVLGPLLVAQAGPLSMMALGEDTAAGLGVDVGRTRLFVVLAAVGLVAFATSAAGPIAFVAFLSGPVAGGLVGHGRSLLLPAALVGAVLVLGADFAGQNLLPSRYPVGIVTGVLGAPYLVYLITRSNRTGVM; from the coding sequence GTGAGTACGACGTCGTCGCGCACCCGCGCCGCGTCGGTCACCGTGCTTCTGGTCGCCGTCGTCGTCGCGCTCTATCTGCTCAACCTGATGGTGGGCCGGACCTTCTATCCGCTGCCCGACGTCGTCGCGGTCGCCTTTGGCGCCGATGTGGACGGCGCGAACTTCACTGTCGGGCGGCTGCGTCTGCCCCGGGCCACCCTCGGACTGCTTGCCGGGGCCTCGTTCGGCCTGGCCGGCGTCTGCTTCCAGACCCTGCTGCGCAACCCGCTCGCGAGCCCGGATGTGATCGGCATCAGCGCGGGAGCGAGCACCGCGGCGGTGTTCGGCATCGTGTTCTTCGGCCTCTCGGGGGCCGCCGTGGCCGGGCTCTCCGTTATCGCGGCCCTCGCCGTCGCGGCGTTGATCTACATCCTCTCGGCGCGCGGCAGCTCGACGGGTACGCGCCTGATCCTCATCGGCATCGGCGTCGCGGCGATGCTCGAGTCGTTGACGACCTACGTCCTGTCGAAGGCCGGCGACTGGGATCTGCAGGAGGCCGTTCGCTGGCTGACCGGCAGCCTCAACGGGGTCGGCTGGGATCAGGTGCTGCCCGTCGCGGTTGCCCTCGCAGTGCTCGGCCCGCTGCTCGTCGCGCAGGCCGGCCCCCTGTCCATGATGGCGCTCGGCGAGGACACCGCGGCGGGGCTCGGGGTCGACGTCGGCCGGACCCGGCTGTTCGTGGTCCTCGCGGCCGTGGGGCTCGTCGCGTTCGCCACCTCGGCGGCGGGGCCCATCGCGTTCGTGGCGTTCCTCTCGGGGCCGGTGGCCGGCGGGCTCGTGGGGCACGGGCGGTCGCTGCTGCTGCCCGCGGCGCTCGTCGGCGCGGTGCTCGTGCTCGGCGCCGACTTCGCCGGGCAGAACCTGCTGCCCTCGCGCTATCCGGTGGGCATCGTCACCGGGGTGCTGGGGGCGCCGTACCTGGTCTACCTGATCACGCGCAGCAACAGGACGGGGGTGATGTGA
- a CDS encoding mandelate racemase/muconate lactonizing enzyme family protein, with product MKIVSAHVGTIPISSSIRNAFIDFTKMDCTIIALVSDTIVDGKPLVGYGFNSNGRYNATAILQERILPRLLDAPPEDLLGEDGQLSPERAWDLMMANEKPGGHGERSVAVGVADMALHDLAAKIAGVPLYRWISDHYGDGDPDQDVFVYAAGGYYAPGKTLEDLQAEMRGFLDQGYNVVKMKIGGADLAEDVRRIEAVLEVLDGDGSRLAVDVNGKFDLQTALEYGRAIEQYNLFWYEEIGDPLDYALNATVSEHYANPIATGENLFSRQDATNLIRYGGMRPDRDYLQVDPALSYGLVEYKRIQDILARHGWSSRRCVPHGGHQFSLHIAAALKLGGNESYPGEFQPTGGFTDDAVVVNSRVTPGDLPGIGLEGKAEFYKVLRALHS from the coding sequence ATGAAAATCGTTTCCGCCCACGTGGGCACCATCCCCATCAGTTCCTCGATCCGGAACGCCTTCATCGACTTCACAAAGATGGACTGCACGATCATCGCCCTCGTCAGCGACACGATCGTCGATGGCAAGCCCCTGGTCGGCTACGGCTTCAACTCCAACGGCCGGTACAACGCGACGGCGATCCTGCAGGAGCGCATCCTGCCCCGCCTGCTCGATGCCCCACCCGAGGACCTCCTCGGAGAGGACGGGCAGCTGTCACCGGAACGCGCGTGGGATCTCATGATGGCCAACGAGAAGCCCGGTGGCCACGGCGAGCGCTCGGTCGCCGTCGGGGTGGCCGACATGGCCCTGCATGACCTCGCCGCGAAGATCGCCGGTGTTCCGCTCTACCGGTGGATCTCTGACCACTACGGTGACGGCGACCCGGATCAGGACGTCTTCGTCTACGCCGCGGGCGGCTACTACGCCCCCGGCAAAACGCTGGAGGACCTGCAGGCCGAGATGCGCGGATTCCTCGACCAGGGCTACAACGTGGTCAAGATGAAGATCGGCGGCGCCGACCTCGCCGAAGACGTCCGTCGAATCGAGGCCGTGCTCGAGGTACTCGACGGCGACGGCTCGCGCCTGGCCGTGGATGTCAACGGAAAGTTCGACCTGCAGACCGCCCTGGAGTACGGCCGGGCCATCGAGCAATACAACCTGTTCTGGTACGAGGAGATCGGCGACCCCTTGGATTACGCGCTGAACGCCACGGTTTCCGAGCACTACGCGAACCCCATCGCCACGGGCGAGAACCTGTTCTCGAGACAGGACGCCACGAACCTGATTCGATACGGCGGCATGCGACCGGACCGCGACTACCTTCAGGTCGATCCCGCGCTCAGCTACGGACTGGTCGAGTACAAACGCATCCAGGACATCCTGGCGCGGCACGGGTGGTCCTCCCGACGTTGCGTCCCGCACGGCGGACACCAGTTCTCGCTGCACATCGCCGCCGCCCTCAAGCTCGGCGGCAACGAGTCCTACCCGGGCGAGTTCCAGCCCACCGGCGGCTTCACCGACGACGCCGTCGTGGTCAACAGCCGCGTCACCCCCGGAGACCTGCCGGGCATCGGCCTCGAGGGCAAGGCCGAGTTTTACAAGGTCCTGCGGGCGCTGCATAGCTGA
- a CDS encoding FecCD family ABC transporter permease encodes MSSPAVRARPGVRRSAWTLALLGAIVVLALLSVAFGARVVSPGEVWAGLAGSAEGFGEAAVAKRVPRTVLALVAGAALAVSGVVMQGVTRNPLADPGILGVNMGAALAVVVGIAHFGLRSATSFIWVAIAGAALAALVVYAIASLGPNGFHAGAATPLKLALSGAAVSAALASFVSAVILGRNDIASGVRSWQIGGVGGADFGSMAAVAPFLAGGLAVSLLAAKALNSLALGDELAAGLGERVGLARGLASLGAIVLAGAVTALTGPIGFVGLVVPHVVRLLVGSDHRWLLPLSALAGAALLTAADIVGRVVARPAEIDVGIVTALVGAPFFIYIVRRQKVREL; translated from the coding sequence TTGAGTAGCCCCGCCGTCCGCGCCCGACCGGGCGTGCGGCGGAGCGCGTGGACGCTGGCCCTGCTCGGCGCGATCGTCGTGCTGGCCCTGCTCTCCGTGGCGTTCGGCGCCCGTGTGGTCAGCCCCGGCGAGGTCTGGGCCGGGCTCGCCGGCTCGGCCGAGGGTTTCGGCGAGGCCGCCGTCGCCAAGCGCGTGCCCCGGACCGTCTTGGCCCTCGTGGCCGGGGCGGCCCTGGCCGTCTCCGGGGTCGTCATGCAGGGCGTGACCCGCAACCCTCTCGCCGACCCCGGCATTCTCGGCGTCAACATGGGGGCCGCGCTCGCCGTCGTCGTCGGCATCGCGCACTTCGGCCTGCGCTCCGCGACGAGCTTCATCTGGGTCGCGATCGCCGGGGCCGCCCTCGCTGCGCTGGTCGTCTACGCGATCGCGTCGCTCGGGCCGAACGGCTTCCATGCCGGGGCCGCCACGCCGCTCAAGCTGGCGCTCTCCGGCGCCGCCGTCTCGGCGGCCCTCGCCTCGTTCGTCTCGGCCGTCATCTTGGGACGCAACGACATCGCCTCCGGCGTGCGTTCGTGGCAGATCGGTGGCGTCGGCGGGGCAGACTTCGGGTCGATGGCCGCTGTCGCGCCGTTCCTCGCCGGCGGGCTCGCCGTCAGCCTGCTGGCCGCGAAGGCGCTCAACTCGCTCGCGCTCGGCGACGAGCTCGCCGCGGGCCTCGGCGAACGCGTCGGCCTGGCCCGCGGCCTGGCCTCGCTCGGGGCGATCGTCCTGGCCGGCGCCGTCACGGCGTTGACGGGGCCGATCGGGTTCGTCGGGCTCGTCGTCCCGCACGTCGTCCGGCTGCTCGTCGGTTCGGACCACCGGTGGCTGCTCCCGCTCTCCGCGCTCGCGGGCGCCGCTCTCCTCACCGCCGCGGACATCGTCGGCCGGGTCGTGGCACGCCCCGCTGAGATCGACGTCGGCATCGTCACCGCCCTCGTGGGCGCCCCGTTCTTCATCTACATCGTCCGGAGGCAGAAGGTGCGCGAGCTGTGA
- a CDS encoding TetR/AcrR family transcriptional regulator, whose translation MPVAEMEGLEMADAVTAVVARRGLDELTLNDVAAEAGVDVTSLARIYPTKAALARATFTHVFARSNDAVNAAIDGRYGVDAIRAFIMAVLPDDETKVAAARVLLPFWQLALHDDELAAAGATASDAWRTLLRTWLREAMADGDVRADVPVDVVTETVLNWIAGTQAAAIGEARHNAPRQLHAQVDALLDLLHG comes from the coding sequence ATGCCTGTTGCTGAAATGGAAGGCCTGGAAATGGCCGACGCTGTCACCGCCGTCGTCGCCCGCCGTGGCCTCGACGAATTGACCCTGAACGACGTGGCCGCTGAGGCCGGCGTCGACGTGACCTCGCTCGCCCGGATCTATCCGACCAAGGCCGCCCTCGCCCGCGCCACGTTCACGCACGTGTTCGCGCGCTCCAACGATGCGGTCAACGCCGCGATCGACGGCCGCTACGGCGTCGACGCCATCCGCGCGTTCATTATGGCCGTCCTGCCGGACGACGAGACGAAGGTCGCGGCCGCGCGCGTGCTACTGCCGTTCTGGCAGCTCGCCCTGCACGACGACGAACTCGCCGCCGCAGGGGCCACTGCCTCCGATGCGTGGCGCACCCTGCTGCGCACGTGGCTGCGCGAGGCGATGGCCGATGGCGACGTCCGCGCGGACGTGCCGGTCGACGTCGTCACCGAAACCGTCCTGAACTGGATCGCCGGCACGCAGGCGGCCGCGATCGGCGAGGCCCGCCACAACGCCCCGCGGCAGCTGCACGCCCAGGTCGACGCGCTGCTGGACCTGCTGCACGGCTGA